CCTTCCTCTTCCAGCCCCTCCTCACCTCTTCCCCTCCTTGCTAAATAGCCATTTCCCAGTTTGGTGTGTTCCAGGGCTCCCACCATGTCCTGTCTCCAACCTCCCAAATATAATGACCTCTCTCTCCTCTGGCCCTCAGGTCATGGTTTTACTTCAGTGTCCGGGGAGGAACTCCAGGGAAACTCATCAAGATCAACATTATGAACATGAACAAGCAAAGCAAACTTTATTCCCAGGGTATGGCCCCCTTTGTGCGCACACTGCCCTACCGGCCACGCTGGGAACGCATTCGAGACCGGCCAACCTTTGAAGTAAGTTCTCCATGAAGAAGAAAGAGGACTTGGGTGCTAGTAGAGGAAAGTAAACAATAAATTCGCTCTTGGTAGAGAGTAGTAGGCAGGTGGGACCccaggttacttttttttttttttttaattttattttgtagatgtagatggacagcacgcctttattttatttattttttatgtggtgctaaggatcaaactctgcctcacacatgcaaggcaaacactctgccactgagctatagccccagcccgaGACCCCAGGTTACTGTGTCAGCTTTCCTTACACTGCTAAGGTGAGCCCCTGCCTTTGGAAGCCCCATGGAGCTGGTTGTCTTAATGGAAAGTatcagagggagggaaggaagttGGTAGAGGTGAAAAGAGTGTAAGGTCAGTTCCTAGTGCCCCAACAGGAGCTCAGTTCTGACACAAATGGCATGTtgctcctccctcttctttctctgctccTCAGATGACAGAGACACAGTTTGTGTTATCCTTTGTTCACCGTTTTGTGGAGGGCCGTGGGGCCACCACCTTCTTCGCCTTCTGCTACCCCTTCTCCTACAGTGACTGCCAGGATTTGTTAAACCAACTAGACCAGCGCTTTCTGGAGAACCACCCTACCCATAACAGGTGCCAACCCCATTCTTACTCCTGCTACACCATCCTATATCTGCACCTCTGCTATTTCTGGAATTTACCCTAAAATCTCTGCAACAAAACTTCATCAGTCTTTTCTCTGTACAGAATGTGGGACTTTGGACACCTTTGAAAAATGTGTTTCCTTGTGATATTGACTTCAGTATATCCCATCTAGTCCACTCCTTCCTGCCATTTCAAGTCTCTTACTATCCTAGTGCTCAATTATCAATTATCTGTGATTTAACCAGCACTACCATTGCTCATCTGTTCCCCCAGAGGGCAACTGTCTCTGTCTACACAAAGTATTCTATTTTAAGGAGACATTAACTGGGGAAAAAACCAATAAACTCACTGTCCTGTAGTCTGCATCCTAGCAATGCTAAACCCACCCAAATCCTAGTGTGAAGGAAAGGACTATGAGGCCAAGAGGTTAGGATGAAGGACCAGATTTTACAAATCTGGGCTGGTGATGAGGCCCACCTCTTGCTAGATCTTTTGGAACTTctggaataattatttttattcctgcaGCCCCCTGGATACCATCTATTACCACCGGGAGCTCCTTTGCTATTCTCTGGATGGACTTCGTGTAGATCTGTTAACAATCACTTCCTGCCATGGGCTTCGAGAAGATCGAGAGCCCCGCCTAGAGCAGCTGTTTCCTGATACCAGCACCCCCCGACCATTCCGTTTTACAGGCAAGAGGGTGAGTGGGGAGAGCATAAAGGCAGTTCTTTGCCCTTTTTGTAGCTCCAGACACTGTGACTAGCTTAAAGCTGTTTTCTCTAGGCATCCTGGACCTAGCTCAGCCTATAGCCTAAGGCAAGGGTGACAGCTGCTGCTTCACTTGCAGACCCAGGCAGCTGGCAGTCCAGTGGCTTTTTCTGCCTCATCCACTCCTTCCTGATGTGTGTCAGTGGAACCATAGTGTAACTGTCTGCTCTCCTCTCCACCTCAGATCTTCTTCTTAAGCAGCAGAGTACACCCTGGGGAGACTCCATCTAGCTTTGTCTTCAATGGCTTTTTGGACTTCATCCTTCGACCCGATGACCCCCGGGCCCAAACCCTACGCCGCCTTTTTGTATTTAAGCTGATTCCCATGTTGAATCCTGATGGTGTGGTCCGGGGCCACTACCGGTAAGTAGTCTCCCCATCCTTTCTGGATTGCTCCCAGTCCTCCTATATGCCATTTTTTCCTCAGTGAAAGATTGCTACCTTCTAGCTTCTCCTGTATTCCCAATCCTCTTGCGCCTTAACAAGGGCAGGCCCATCTGATGTTCCAGAGACCTGAGAGGGGAATTTCATCTAGTGGCATTCCTAGGAAGGAGCAAAACTAGGATAGGTGCAGGCCTATCTGGGTGGAGGGAGCTATCCTTAGGTTTCTCTGGTATCTTAGGTTGACATCAGGTCAGTGAGGGGTCCTGTCTGTAATTCTTTCCTAGCACAATTTCAGCCTCTCTTTGATAAGTCAATCTCTTAGTCTCCTTGTCATCCACTGGCTCAGGCCTCTAGACCTTGCTTCAGTCCCTGTTTTCCTACAGCACTGATTCACGGGGAGTGAATCTGAACCGTCAGTACCTGAAGCCTGATGCTGTCCTGCACCCGGCCATCTTTGGGGCTAAAGCTGTGCTTCTTTACCACCATGTGCACTCTCGTCTGAACTCCCAGAGTTCCTCTGAACACGAGCCCAGTCCCCGCCTCCCTTGTGATGCTCCTCTTTCTGATCTTGAGAAAGCCAACAATCTCCATAATGAAAGTCGCCTTGGACAGTTATCTGACAGTGATAACCCTGAGACCTGGATCCAGGCAGAGCCAGTGGAACAGAAGGCCAACAGTGAGTGGATTATGCCAGAACAGTCTACTGAACTTGAGGCACCAGCCCCTGACACAATTCCCCCCAAAGAGAGTGGTGTTGCTTACTATGTGGACCTGCACGGACATGCTTCCAAAAGGGGCTGCTTCATGTACGGAAACAGCTTTAGTGATGAGAGCACCCAGGTAGGAGTCCTAAGGATGTCATGTGAATGTGGGAATCATTGTAGTTATAAAATAAAGGCTAGGCCACAGAGAGGGAACATAGCCTGACAGGAAGTACTGTACAGACTGCCTCTATATGAACTTCAAAGAGCCAAGAAGAATAAGCATCGGGGCCTTGTATCATTAAATCCCATTAAATCATGCCTTTGAGTGAGGTTCATGCTGTCAGCATCATAGTCTTAAGAGTTTGGGGaaccaagagaaaaggaaaattttgcATTATTGGAGAAAAGAAACTTAGAACTTAAAAGTGATAGAATTATATCTTCTTAACACCTAGAAATAATGTCaaacattgaaaattttaaaaatgttaattgctACTGACggttttagggttatagtaataTCTGCTGTGTATGAGTCACATGGCCATATCTTGCCATCTCTCCTTTGCCCCTTGTCCcttctttttgtctctctttctAAGAACATTTTTCTCCCCTCAACAGGTGGAAAACATGCTATATCCAAAGCTCATCTCCTTGAATTCAGCCCACTTTGACTTCCAGGGCTGCAATTTCTCAGAGAAAAATATGTACGCTCGAGACCGTAGAGATGGCCAATCCAAAGAGGGAAGCGGTCGTGTTGCAATCTACAAAGCCTCAGGGATAATCCACAGGTTGGGTGGAAACTGGTATTTAGTTGAGGAGATAGCTTCCCTAAAGAAAATACTCCCTATTATAGAACTTTGCtctagagcatttgcctagcatgcctagtgctctgggttcagtcccagtgcagcaaaatgaagaaaataataggcAGCTTAGGGCCTGAGGGGGCCAGGACTATCCAAGTCTTTTCAAAAGAGAGCCTTACAATCAGCAGGATTATTTTAGTCTAGGACTCTCCTTTTCTGGGATTTACTGGGTACATAGTGTGGTGCCAAGGTAAATAGCTAGTTGCTAGGGGTTGTTAGCACCTTCTACTTGTGTTCACTTTTTTCCAAGTAATTATCTTCTTAGACCACAGGGCTGGCCCCTGTAGTTGTCATGATATCCATTCAGGCAGGACACTGATAAAGGTCTTTGTGTCTTAGCTACACACTTGAATGCAACTACAACACTGGACGCTCAGTAAACAGCATCCCTGCTGCCTGCCATGACAATGGGCGTGCCAGCCCTCCTCCCCCGCCAGCTTTCCCTTCCAGATACACTGTGGAACTATTTGAGCAGGTATGAATCCTTGGCATAAGTGGGAAAGGGGAACCTCAAACCTGGAAAGACCTTCCCTCTTGTTACCTGACTCTAAGGTCCTCTACAGAGATGTTCATTGCTGTAATCATCTCACCACTGTGTTAATAGGAGCATGGCTCCTATAGACTGTAAGGGTATTGAGAGGATGAACAGAGAATCCTCTAGCACATCTGAGTCAGATTCTTTACCTCTGAGTTGATCTTTCTCATTCTGTTGGAAGGTTTATTTACTCCTGGGCTCAAAAGTACCCCCACTATTATGATCTTAGTGACTACTTATTCTAGGGCATTCAAAGGGAGTAGAAAGAGCTTCAGGTTAGAAAAGAAATTCTAACACCTTCTAATAGAATCCTTTATGTGAGCCAGAAAGCACATCTGCCCCTGCCATAATAAATGAGGTCCCAGCAGGTGTGGTTGcatacacatgtaatcccagcaatttgggaggctggggtgggacgatctcaagttccaggccagtctcagcaatttataaattaaggccctgtctcaaaatttaaaaaaataaaggactggggatatagctcagtggtaaagtaccctggattcaatcccaagtaccaaaattaattaattaattatggaattagatgtggtagcacatgcccataatcatagtgactgaggctgaggcaggaggatggcaagtttgaggccagtctcagcaaatgagtgagaccctgtctcaaaataaaaaataaaaaggattggggatgtagcttagtgaacctgggttgaatccctagtatctccctttattattaaaatggatGAGTGTCCTAAAATAGTTAATGGTTAGGGAACATCTAGGCACAAAATTTAGGGTACCCAGTggcctcttcttcccttcctttgtgCTATGTAACCCACCCCACATAGCAGCCTGGATTAGGGGTCCAAGATGCTAAGCGAAACTGGAATCCCCCACAGGTGGGACGAGCTATGGCCATTGCAGCTCTGGACATGGCAGAATGTAATCCATGGCCACGAATTGTGCTGTCAGAGCACAGCAGCCTCACTAACCTACGGGCCTGGATGCTAAAGCATGTACGAAACACCCGAGGCCTCAGCAGCACTGTGAACATGGGCATCAGCAAGAAGAGAGGCTCTCGAACTCCACCCAAAAGTAACAAGTAAGACAAGCAGCATggcagggagagggcaggagagTGGGCAAGGCTTTAGACCTAGGAGTTCCATGGGATTTGtattccttccctctttctaaaAGTACCACATGCTGAGAATTTTCTGGGTAAATTAGAATTAgcaagatcatttttttttgagatgggatccaCTTCCCTTTCACCTACATACTTCTAAGAGACCTGAAAATCAGGCCAAGGGACTCCCTATTATAGAACTTTGCTCTAAACTTTCAAAAGTGGTGAATGATTGATTGAAGGAAGTGGAAGGGCCAGTTCCAGGGCTGTAGGGGGAATCCATTGGGAGATAAAGCTGCTCAGGACAGCCCTGCTATTAGCTGGTATGCCCCAGGTTAAATACCTCATCTATGGAGATGaattcctcccttcttcctttaaaTGAGTTCTTTTACCCCAAGGTGAAAGTTTTACTGAACATCAGACCCTGGGGAAAGCCCTGAGAAAGCCTGGCCCAGAGTTGATTGGCATATGCTTCTTTGCAGTGTATTGCCCATTTCCTGCTCTGAAAACACCTTGAGCCGGGCACGAAGTTTTAGCACTGGCACAAGTGCTGGTGGTAGCAGCAGCAGCCAACAGAATTCTCCACAGATGAAGAACTCCCCCAGCTTTCCTTTTCATGGCAGTCGGCCTGCAGGGCTGCCAGGCCTGGGCTCTAGCACCCAAAAGGTCAACCACCGGGTGCTGGGTCCTGTCAGAGGTAAGCCAGTCTGGGAGCCCCTGCAGCAGGTGTTCGGTTGTTTGGGACATTGCTGGGGAAAATGAGAGCTTGAAGACATACACTTGGCCCAGGACCAAGGGGTGAATCAATAAAATTAGCCTGTAGCAGAATCTACAACCTCTCCTGCGACCTTCGTGTTCCCTGCGGCATGACTCCAGAGGATGTTACATGTGGCCACGGGGAAACCTGGGGATCTGGGCTTCAGCACGTTAGGAGCTGGGGAAGTTTCCAAGGACAAAACACTAGTTGAAACAGTGCCAAACACAGACATTGAGGCTCCACATCAAAGACAATATCATTGTATTTTCTTGGGAGCAGTACAGAAGAATGTCCTTAGAATCCAAATTGCAGCACTATAAAGATGGAAGATCCTGTCGTGGTCTTTATGGGTTGAAATTGTCCTGGCTTCAGAGCTTATTCAGAAAGTGATATAAGGATTCCAactctttcaaagaaaaatggaacaaaCTACAGAAGCTTCTGTTCTAGGCTCACAAATCAAGTATCTAGCCCTTTCTATCAGTGGTCACAATGCTCAACTGCATCATTACCACTCGGTTTTGCCtgaaagattctttttttcctgtgtatttttccacagaaaattacacagagaaaaagagaaggtaaCTGGAAGTAAGCTGGATTGTGAAGGGGGAGAGATTGTAATAGGGCAACTTCCCCCAAATAACGCTATATATCATATGAGTATTGTATGTGCCATCAGGGTTACAGAAGTTGGCTAAATATGGAGGCCTGTAAGCTGGAATGAAGTGCTTTGGTGATCTTCTACCTACACCCATCCTTATTTAGCATATCCTTGCTCTCAGTTTGCAACCTAGCTTTTGAACAGATGTGATATGCACTGGGTCAGTGGCTGTAAATCTGACTGCAGAGAAGCTAGAGGGAGCAATGGCCTTTACCAGTTTTGACCATTATAATAGCAATGGCCTTTACCAGTTTTGACCATTATAGTATTCTATTCTTGAGCCAGTTGTGGTGACACACTTTTATaatcctagccacttgggaggctgaggcaggagaattgcaagttcgagTTCGGCCTCAGCAACCTGGTGaagccctaaggaacttagcaagaccgtctCCAAGTTTAAAAAGGGGGGcggggggctagggatatggttcagtggtaaagtgtccctgagtttgatccccagtggcCCCCCAAAAATGAATTCTGATATTCAATCTCATCCAGTTTATATTCCAAACCCTGTTctttgagattctgtcttcatTGGTACAGACTACTTTGCATACTGTATTTGAAAGAGTATTAAACTAATATTGATATCTTATGTTTAAACTGTATTTAATAGAAAACAAGagtttttcatataatttcatgAAGTTCTCATGAGGACCTGTGGGATGGGTGatgtttccatttttctgatAAGGAAACTTAGGCTGTTGAAGAGTGTCCAAGATTGCAGGGCTATTAAGTGGCAGAGTTATTCCAGCTGATACATTTGCATGCTCCATTGTAACTAATTTCCCATGTTAAATCTGgatgaaatttttcttctgttttcttttcctttcttttttggtcaGCCTTCCCTAGCTCATAACTCAGGGTTCCTGGGTATTACTTCATCAGCATCATAAATTATCCTCTGACCACAAAGAGAAAAGGCCTTTTTTAGGTTGTCACTGGAGGATTCTAGGCAGTGTTTAGTCAGTTTTCTATTGACATCCTCCGAGTTCCCCTCCCAATGCAAAACACTTTTGAGCTCCATGAGGGTGAGGGATGTGTATTCTATTTCTCTGATATTTCACCAGATAACTAATGGAAAATATGCAGCATCAGTACTAAATAATTCCTAGCTGATTGACTTGGAACTTAACAGAGCAAACAGGACAATAAATACAACATAAAAGCATACTCACATCATAAACATCCAGGACATTTAGAGCTACTGTGGTAGATTAACACGAGTAATTAACCAAAGAATGTTCAGTTAAGAAATAGTTTTGAAGAACAAGTAGTAGATGGTTTGATAAAAACATTCCAAAAATGAGAAATGACAGTCAGGATCAGGAACAGTACTCCTGGGTAGAGAGGAACTATGAGGCTTTCAAGGATACATGCTAAAGGAAGAAGTAAGGGTGGCATTTAAGACATTGTTTTGGTAGTGGTGGGGTGATAAGTGATCTAATTCAGATTTGCTTGGATGCCTtaggagatagatatatatacacacacacacacacatacacatacatgcccTGCAGGCAGAAAAGGACTGAAGAAAAGGTGAGCCAAAGGGGTTGAAGGTCTAGGAGTGATCCACATATAGGTGCCACGTAAAAATCAAGGGAGAAGGCATGTTTCCCCAGGGAATGAGCTTAGAAGTAGAAAGAGTACCAGTACAGAGACACCCCAGGGACTTGCACAAATATTTCTAAGAATTAGGAAACTATACAATCAAAGAATCAAGATaagttactaataataccaaaCAGGGATACTGTAAGGAGTTGAAAGGTGAGATCCCAGGAATTTTGACTCTGTTCCAATGGACATTTGCTGGTACTGTGATTTTTGCTGCTTTATCTTTTAAGCATGCAAGATGGAAGACTGACCCTAGTCTGGGATAGGGGCCACATTCTGATATGCCATTTGGACATGGTATCTTCAACCAACTCTTGGGAAAACTTCTTTGTCCTGTCACTTTGTGACACTTCTGCTCCAAACATCTGGTATTTTGGCCTCTGCCACATTTAGCTATATTTTGTTTTCCCATCTAGAAAGATCATAACCCCCATATCTTAGAAATCTTAACTATAAATGAGCTACACTTTCAACCCTAAATTAGAATTGATttggaaaaggattttttttgacatgtgaatttataagaaaatttccACATAAAAATTATGTCACtcagccagatgcagtggcacatgcctataatcccagctatttggaggttggggcaggaggattgcaaagtcCAGGAcagtctgggaaacttagcaagacactgtctcaaaataaaagggctttgGTATGTAGCTAAATGGTAGAACACCtccctagtatgcatgaggctctgggttcaatctccagtacctcaagaaaaatatatttaactgtACATTTAATTCACTATCCTTATTGGCTAAAACAAGTACAAGATTGGGCTATCCAGTGAATCTCAGAAAAGATCAAGGCAGCTCAACCAGGAGCTTAAGGCAGAGATTCAGGGCACTAGTTTGACAGGTCCTGTCTGGAGGCTGGGAGATAATATTTTAGAAGGCCAACTAGTAGCCAACTTGGGGCAAACAGGAATAGCCTTGGAACAGAAGGTTGTAAGTTCAGTAAACATTAGCTACGAGCATCCTCTGACTTTTGTGCCAGAATCTTCTCTACTTAGTTCTCCCTAGCCGCAAAACATGTTCTGAAGTACCACCTTCTCAGATTGCTGTGTTGATGTAGGGGAAGTAGTTGTCACTGGAGAATAGCTAATGCAGTGATGAATTGAGAGAAATCAAAAGCCTTCAAGATAACTTGCAAAAGCAGGTACAGAGCTAAAGAAGggcctgctggggctggggtgggggaggtaaaacatttttttccttatatccattaaatatgaattaaagtAGGGCAAAGACTAGGGGGAGGCAGGTGAGATACCTATGACACCCAGGTACTCACTCTCAGGGCTGTGCAGGTGCCTTCTTCACTTCTGCATTCTAGGTGCTTCACTTGTTTTATTCTAGTCCTAGCCCGGAGTTCCAGCAATAGTCTCATTCAACA
The sequence above is a segment of the Marmota flaviventris isolate mMarFla1 chromosome 14, mMarFla1.hap1, whole genome shotgun sequence genome. Coding sequences within it:
- the Agbl5 gene encoding cytosolic carboxypeptidase-like protein 5 isoform X1; this encodes MELRCGGLLFSSRFDSGNLAHVEKVESVSSDGEGVGVGGGASAPTVSIASSPDYEFNVWTRPDCAETEFENGNRSWFYFSVRGGTPGKLIKINIMNMNKQSKLYSQGMAPFVRTLPYRPRWERIRDRPTFEMTETQFVLSFVHRFVEGRGATTFFAFCYPFSYSDCQDLLNQLDQRFLENHPTHNSPLDTIYYHRELLCYSLDGLRVDLLTITSCHGLREDREPRLEQLFPDTSTPRPFRFTGKRIFFLSSRVHPGETPSSFVFNGFLDFILRPDDPRAQTLRRLFVFKLIPMLNPDGVVRGHYRTDSRGVNLNRQYLKPDAVLHPAIFGAKAVLLYHHVHSRLNSQSSSEHEPSPRLPCDAPLSDLEKANNLHNESRLGQLSDSDNPETWIQAEPVEQKANSEWIMPEQSTELEAPAPDTIPPKESGVAYYVDLHGHASKRGCFMYGNSFSDESTQVENMLYPKLISLNSAHFDFQGCNFSEKNMYARDRRDGQSKEGSGRVAIYKASGIIHSYTLECNYNTGRSVNSIPAACHDNGRASPPPPPAFPSRYTVELFEQVGRAMAIAALDMAECNPWPRIVLSEHSSLTNLRAWMLKHVRNTRGLSSTVNMGISKKRGSRTPPKSNNVLPISCSENTLSRARSFSTGTSAGGSSSSQQNSPQMKNSPSFPFHGSRPAGLPGLGSSTQKVNHRVLGPVREPRSQDRRRRQQPLNHRPPASSLAPSPTPASTGPASSRNLGSCLLPNSLSLSGSSCSLLSSGDKPEAVMVIGKGLLGAGARIPCIRTRLQARPRLGRGSPPTCRGIRGSSGPTSPISRTRESSEPEPGPRPAIPGMPQAGPPRPRSAPAFSPISCTLSDVPSRICYSRGPLGQPEVCFVPKSPPLTVSPRV
- the Agbl5 gene encoding cytosolic carboxypeptidase-like protein 5 isoform X2; protein product: MELRCGGLLFSSRFDSGNLAHVEKVESVSSDGEGVGVGGGASAPTVSIASSPDYEFNVWTRPDCAETEFENGNRSWFYFSVRGGTPGKLIKINIMNMNKQSKLYSQGMAPFVRTLPYRPRWERIRDRPTFEMTETQFVLSFVHRFVEGRGATTFFAFCYPFSYSDCQDLLNQLDQRFLENHPTHNSPLDTIYYHRELLCYSLDGLRVDLLTITSCHGLREDREPRLEQLFPDTSTPRPFRFTGKRIFFLSSRVHPGETPSSFVFNGFLDFILRPDDPRAQTLRRLFVFKLIPMLNPDGVVRGHYRTDSRGVNLNRQYLKPDAVLHPAIFGAKAVLLYHHVHSRLNSQSSSEHEPSPRLPCDAPLSDLEKANNLHNESRLGQLSDSDNPETWIQAEPVEQKANSEWIMPEQSTELEAPAPDTIPPKESGVAYYVDLHGHASKRGCFMYGNSFSDESTQVENMLYPKLISLNSAHFDFQGCNFSEKNMYARDRRDGQSKEGSGRVAIYKASGIIHSYTLECNYNTGRSVNSIPAACHDNGRASPPPPPAFPSRYTVELFEQVGRAMAIAALDMAECNPWPRIVLSEHSSLTNLRAWMLKHVRNTRGLSSTVNMGISKKRGSRTPPKSNNVLPISCSENTLSRARSFSTGTSAGGSSSSQQNSPQMKNSPSFPFHGSRPAGLPGLGSSTQKVNHRVLGPVREPRSQDRRRRQQPLNHRPPASSLAPSPTPASTGPASSRNLGSCLLPNSLSLSGSSCSLLSSGDKPEAVMVIGKGLLGAGARIPCIRTRLQTCPRRVSARRGPGFPRLGPGWAGAHRRLAEG
- the Agbl5 gene encoding cytosolic carboxypeptidase-like protein 5 isoform X4, translated to MELRCGGLLFSSRFDSGNLAHVEKVESVSSDGEGVGVGGGASAPTVSIASSPDYEFNVWTRPDCAETEFENGNRSWFYFSVRGGTPGKLIKINIMNMNKQSKLYSQGMAPFVRTLPYRPRWERIRDRPTFEMTETQFVLSFVHRFVEGRGATTFFAFCYPFSYSDCQDLLNQLDQRFLENHPTHNSPLDTIYYHRELLCYSLDGLRVDLLTITSCHGLREDREPRLEQLFPDTSTPRPFRFTGKRIFFLSSRVHPGETPSSFVFNGFLDFILRPDDPRAQTLRRLFVFKLIPMLNPDGVVRGHYRTDSRGVNLNRQYLKPDAVLHPAIFGAKAVLLYHHVHSRLNSQSSSEHEPSPRLPCDAPLSDLEKANNLHNESRLGQLSDSDNPETWIQAEPVEQKANSEWIMPEQSTELEAPAPDTIPPKESGVAYYVDLHGHASKRGCFMYGNSFSDESTQVENMLYPKLISLNSAHFDFQGCNFSEKNMYARDRRDGQSKEGSGRVAIYKASGIIHSYTLECNYNTGRSVNSIPAACHDNGRASPPPPPAFPSRYTVELFEQVGRAMAIAALDMAECNPWPRIVLSEHSSLTNLRAWMLKHVRNTRGLSSTVNMGISKKRGSRTPPKSNNVLPISCSENTLSRARSFSTGTSAGGSSSSQQNSPQMKNSPSFPFHGSRPAGLPGLGSSTQKVNHRVLGPVRGKPVWEPLQQVFGCLGHCWGK
- the Agbl5 gene encoding cytosolic carboxypeptidase-like protein 5 isoform X3, with amino-acid sequence MNMNKQSKLYSQGMAPFVRTLPYRPRWERIRDRPTFEMTETQFVLSFVHRFVEGRGATTFFAFCYPFSYSDCQDLLNQLDQRFLENHPTHNSPLDTIYYHRELLCYSLDGLRVDLLTITSCHGLREDREPRLEQLFPDTSTPRPFRFTGKRIFFLSSRVHPGETPSSFVFNGFLDFILRPDDPRAQTLRRLFVFKLIPMLNPDGVVRGHYRTDSRGVNLNRQYLKPDAVLHPAIFGAKAVLLYHHVHSRLNSQSSSEHEPSPRLPCDAPLSDLEKANNLHNESRLGQLSDSDNPETWIQAEPVEQKANSEWIMPEQSTELEAPAPDTIPPKESGVAYYVDLHGHASKRGCFMYGNSFSDESTQVENMLYPKLISLNSAHFDFQGCNFSEKNMYARDRRDGQSKEGSGRVAIYKASGIIHSYTLECNYNTGRSVNSIPAACHDNGRASPPPPPAFPSRYTVELFEQVGRAMAIAALDMAECNPWPRIVLSEHSSLTNLRAWMLKHVRNTRGLSSTVNMGISKKRGSRTPPKSNNVLPISCSENTLSRARSFSTGTSAGGSSSSQQNSPQMKNSPSFPFHGSRPAGLPGLGSSTQKVNHRVLGPVREPRSQDRRRRQQPLNHRPPASSLAPSPTPASTGPASSRNLGSCLLPNSLSLSGSSCSLLSSGDKPEAVMVIGKGLLGAGARIPCIRTRLQARPRLGRGSPPTCRGIRGSSGPTSPISRTRESSEPEPGPRPAIPGMPQAGPPRPRSAPAFSPISCTLSDVPSRICYSRGPLGQPEVCFVPKSPPLTVSPRV